The Ralstonia pickettii genome has a segment encoding these proteins:
- a CDS encoding Tn3 family transposase, whose product MPGLEFRYVGRDSLPTRLPEFDVEHYFALTASDVAAINQKFRRASRPGVAIQLVFLRASGRTLDQLNTLPRQLLRYIGEKLAVETPTIASLRTIYQRYPTLYEHQVWALQYLGLTRLDDEQWAGLEAWMRQDAAESLTVEELLQHAHYWLYERRILIPSTRALQDLARSIWAGIERDLLAMIDVVVSREQILRAEAAVFAQHATSGTTVLEWLKTPPARHSPSTMTEMLAKISFLKDLGAHTWTFDAVPIEKQRAYGQRIQARRPAKIRELKASTRTLELVFFLRVTLLELTDAMVYQSGRRISDLVRQAYNKTTTKQARSAIEYRQQLVEIKALVDDTRRSAEDRLADIGKLLKGLSSRPPASHAASVRETLTEDHHRLRNLLTPLRALEFASHGNDPAMRQLDLVGGLHDRGMTELPPDCNVPVSASWRDLVDGEDRQRALRALEASAVMSLRKGLRRGTVWINHSLSFRERDQLLIPPAQWEVDRDRHLSSLGLPSQARLYLDRLTEHLKAGLAALDEAREAGHFTIDADGILHLSPLEAQTTDTTPQRTRDLLFKDIGSAQFADMILEMDARTNFSEVLLARKARDAHELVSLYAALIAHGTELDAKGVAAMIPQLDLAHVSTAMRSLEMPGRLRRANERVVEFQRTHPITDLWGTGQLASSDSMSLDTSPHLFYARADPRRRTHAAGVYTHVLDQHGIVYNQPMVLNERQTGAAIEGVMRHNETRADGGLLRLAVDTHGYTNVGMAVAKLLGFDLCPWLRNLSERKLYLPRALSVTEGLSAAVSHEVSLKAIRDGWDGLLRLVASIHAGRVSAIVALQRFGSAAQGDPIHRAADHLGKLLRTLFLCDFFSNIEFRRELRTLLNRGESVHHLQRAIYMSKVQHERGRRQDEMIAISGALSLLTNLVIAWNTERMQTTVDTWQRKGQRIDDDWLRRMGPAHFAHVNFRGVLSFKIHQFQDALLEAAPRRRASQA is encoded by the coding sequence ATGCCGGGCTTGGAATTTCGCTATGTGGGAAGAGACTCCCTACCCACGCGTCTGCCGGAGTTCGACGTCGAGCATTACTTCGCGTTGACCGCTAGCGATGTCGCCGCGATCAACCAGAAGTTCCGACGCGCCAGCCGCCCTGGAGTCGCCATTCAGTTGGTCTTTCTGCGCGCCAGCGGCCGTACGCTGGACCAACTCAACACACTCCCCCGTCAGTTGCTGCGCTATATCGGCGAAAAACTCGCCGTCGAGACACCAACGATCGCCTCGCTGCGCACCATTTACCAGCGATACCCGACGCTGTATGAGCATCAGGTCTGGGCCCTCCAATATCTGGGCCTGACACGCCTCGATGACGAGCAATGGGCCGGACTCGAAGCCTGGATGCGTCAGGACGCCGCCGAATCGCTGACCGTTGAGGAACTGCTTCAGCACGCGCACTACTGGTTGTACGAACGGCGCATTCTGATCCCGTCGACGCGTGCGCTGCAGGATCTGGCCCGCTCCATCTGGGCGGGCATCGAGCGGGATCTGCTGGCCATGATCGACGTGGTGGTCTCGCGCGAGCAGATCCTGCGGGCCGAGGCTGCGGTGTTTGCCCAGCACGCCACATCGGGCACGACGGTGCTGGAATGGCTCAAGACCCCACCCGCGCGCCACAGCCCGTCAACGATGACCGAGATGCTGGCCAAGATCAGCTTCTTGAAGGACCTCGGCGCGCATACCTGGACATTTGACGCGGTCCCCATCGAGAAACAGCGGGCCTACGGCCAACGTATCCAGGCCCGCCGTCCCGCCAAAATCCGCGAACTCAAAGCGTCGACGCGCACGCTCGAACTGGTGTTCTTCCTGCGTGTCACCTTGCTGGAGTTGACTGACGCCATGGTGTACCAAAGCGGGCGCCGTATCTCAGACCTGGTCCGGCAGGCGTACAACAAGACCACGACGAAGCAAGCCCGCTCGGCGATCGAATACCGGCAGCAACTGGTGGAGATCAAGGCCCTGGTGGACGATACCCGCCGCTCGGCCGAGGACCGACTGGCCGACATCGGCAAGCTGCTTAAGGGTCTGTCCAGTCGGCCGCCGGCAAGTCACGCCGCAAGCGTGCGCGAAACCCTTACCGAAGACCACCACCGACTCCGCAACCTCCTGACACCCTTGCGGGCGTTGGAATTCGCCAGTCACGGTAACGATCCTGCCATGCGCCAACTCGATCTCGTTGGCGGTTTGCACGATCGGGGCATGACGGAGTTGCCGCCAGACTGCAATGTGCCAGTGAGCGCCAGTTGGCGCGACCTGGTCGACGGTGAGGACCGCCAGCGCGCGCTGCGTGCCTTGGAGGCCTCTGCTGTAATGAGTTTGCGCAAGGGGCTGCGCCGCGGCACGGTGTGGATCAACCATAGCCTGTCGTTTCGAGAACGAGACCAGTTGCTGATTCCGCCGGCACAGTGGGAGGTCGACCGCGACCGGCATCTGTCTTCGCTCGGCCTGCCAAGCCAAGCGAGGCTCTATCTTGATCGCCTGACCGAGCATTTGAAGGCGGGTCTCGCTGCGCTGGACGAGGCCCGTGAGGCTGGCCACTTTACGATCGACGCGGACGGCATCCTGCATTTGTCGCCATTGGAAGCGCAGACCACGGATACCACGCCTCAACGCACCCGAGATCTGCTGTTCAAGGACATCGGCAGCGCACAGTTTGCCGACATGATTCTGGAGATGGATGCGCGCACCAATTTCAGTGAAGTGCTGTTGGCGCGCAAGGCGCGGGATGCCCACGAACTCGTCTCCCTTTATGCAGCCCTGATCGCGCACGGCACCGAACTGGATGCCAAGGGCGTCGCGGCGATGATCCCGCAGTTGGACCTCGCGCACGTCTCCACCGCGATGCGCTCCCTGGAAATGCCCGGCCGGCTGCGCCGCGCCAACGAACGTGTGGTGGAGTTCCAGCGCACGCACCCGATCACCGATCTATGGGGCACCGGCCAACTCGCCTCCAGCGACTCCATGAGCCTGGACACGTCCCCACATCTGTTCTACGCGCGCGCTGATCCCCGCCGACGCACGCACGCCGCTGGCGTCTATACGCACGTGCTGGATCAGCATGGGATCGTCTACAACCAGCCGATGGTGCTCAACGAGCGCCAAACTGGCGCGGCGATCGAAGGCGTCATGCGTCACAACGAAACCCGCGCTGACGGTGGGCTGCTGCGGCTCGCCGTCGACACCCATGGCTACACGAACGTGGGGATGGCGGTGGCCAAGCTACTTGGCTTTGACCTCTGTCCCTGGCTGCGCAACCTGTCGGAGCGCAAGCTGTACCTGCCGCGTGCCCTGTCGGTGACGGAGGGATTGTCGGCTGCCGTGTCGCACGAGGTCTCCCTCAAGGCGATCCGCGACGGCTGGGATGGCTTGCTACGCCTGGTGGCGTCCATTCACGCGGGGCGCGTGAGCGCGATCGTTGCGCTGCAACGCTTCGGCAGTGCTGCCCAGGGTGACCCGATCCACCGGGCAGCGGATCACCTGGGCAAGCTGCTGCGCACGCTGTTCCTATGCGACTTTTTCAGCAACATCGAGTTTCGTCGCGAGTTGCGCACGCTCCTCAATCGGGGTGAATCCGTGCACCATCTCCAGCGGGCGATTTATATGAGTAAGGTCCAACACGAGCGCGGTCGCCGCCAGGACGAGATGATCGCGATTTCCGGGGCGCTCTCGCTGCTGACCAATCTGGTGATTGCCTGGAATACCGAGCGGATGCAAACGACGGTGGATACGTGGCAGCGCAAGGGGCAACGGATCGACGATGACTGGCTGCGCCGCATGGGGCCGGCACACTTCGCCCATGTGAATTTCCGGGGCGTTTTGAGCTTCAAGATCCACCAATTTCAGGATGCCCTGTTGGAGGCGGCACCTCGCCGGCGTGCGAGCCAAGCATGA
- a CDS encoding AAA family ATPase has translation MRPLKLTLSGFRGILDGMHRDSVTVDLRELPTGLIAVMGPNGAGKTTIMDNLHPYPLMPSHASKMSADAFSYWDHLTGTRAEKDLEWEHDGQQYRSQFAFRNSGKTRKAEYYLFVLGSDGVWQPVQLADGSLSDGKAETYNRCVESVLGSSEAFFTSVFSAQNRRPIAGYQTSEIKKLLAELLGLERMRELSGKAMDVAKCLGRALDVVQHNITSLVGRRDRVARLSLEIEQAEASLVETRQARDRELEANAQMVQERATLAAKQASSTVAEARMRELGQQKVAQEARRRTLDNDERAAVQRTEAQAKELGAVISSRRAILASSTAILAAATSRDALQLTVTQRQSEAIRLQEGIAQLEKVVPDQSRIIGELQNMAGQGESKAVLEKSLKGQADVIESVPCRDNPMHSTCPLLAQARRASTDLTEVRISLAELRTGYRDKLKLKTALDEQLAPLAGQRASLRALQGQVAADQRELQRLTELAAQKPLLDDAQETLAKAERDLVELNAEAAARKERYQRDVVATDDQLATINREVTSLQSADVTGKIADFDRQVASSRERIAQFEGRIEALIRTQTALSTERQGLLVDLEALPVVQRKAERISDEISSWKLLGKALGNDGVIALSIDDAGPEITKKVNDLLLACYGPRFTIGIHTQTELANGDKREGFEIRVHDAQADSEKEFAVMSGGQKVWINECLTRGIALYRAQGAGTAFQTLFTDEADGPLDPERKREFMKMKREVLRQGGYEREFFISQTPDLVDEADAVIDVVALATQ, from the coding sequence ATGCGACCTCTCAAACTGACCCTGTCTGGCTTTCGCGGCATCCTGGATGGGATGCACCGCGACAGTGTGACGGTCGACCTGCGCGAGCTGCCGACCGGACTGATCGCCGTGATGGGCCCTAACGGTGCCGGCAAAACGACGATCATGGACAACCTGCATCCGTATCCGCTGATGCCTAGCCATGCATCGAAGATGTCGGCCGATGCGTTTTCGTACTGGGACCACCTCACGGGTACCCGGGCCGAAAAGGATTTGGAATGGGAGCACGATGGCCAGCAATACCGGTCACAGTTCGCGTTTCGTAATTCTGGCAAGACGCGCAAGGCCGAGTACTACCTGTTTGTGCTTGGCTCGGACGGCGTATGGCAACCGGTTCAACTGGCAGACGGATCGCTGTCTGACGGTAAGGCGGAGACGTACAACCGCTGTGTGGAATCGGTCCTCGGATCATCGGAGGCGTTCTTCACCAGTGTCTTCTCTGCCCAGAACCGACGGCCGATTGCTGGCTACCAGACCTCTGAAATCAAGAAGTTGCTTGCTGAGCTGCTTGGTCTGGAGCGGATGCGTGAGCTGTCGGGCAAGGCTATGGACGTGGCGAAGTGCCTCGGCCGTGCTTTGGATGTCGTTCAGCACAACATCACCAGCCTGGTTGGTCGGCGCGATCGTGTTGCACGACTCTCCTTGGAGATCGAGCAGGCGGAGGCCTCGTTGGTTGAGACCCGCCAGGCGCGTGATCGTGAGCTGGAGGCCAATGCGCAGATGGTTCAGGAGCGTGCGACGCTTGCAGCCAAGCAGGCGAGCAGCACCGTAGCAGAAGCGCGCATGCGTGAGCTTGGCCAACAGAAGGTGGCCCAGGAAGCAAGGCGCCGAACGCTTGACAACGACGAACGGGCTGCCGTGCAACGTACCGAGGCGCAAGCCAAGGAACTGGGGGCCGTCATTTCAAGCCGCCGCGCAATCCTGGCCAGCAGCACCGCCATCCTGGCGGCCGCAACCTCGCGTGATGCTTTGCAATTGACCGTCACGCAGCGACAGTCGGAGGCAATTCGGCTGCAAGAGGGGATTGCTCAGCTCGAAAAGGTTGTGCCTGACCAATCGCGCATCATCGGCGAATTGCAAAACATGGCCGGTCAAGGTGAATCGAAGGCTGTCCTTGAAAAGTCGCTGAAGGGCCAGGCCGACGTCATTGAGTCTGTTCCGTGCCGGGACAATCCGATGCACTCGACGTGCCCATTGCTGGCTCAGGCGCGCAGGGCGAGCACGGATCTCACGGAAGTGCGGATCTCGTTGGCAGAGCTTCGAACCGGCTACCGGGACAAGCTCAAGCTCAAGACGGCGCTCGATGAGCAGCTCGCGCCGTTGGCGGGCCAACGTGCTTCACTTCGAGCACTGCAGGGGCAGGTGGCGGCCGACCAACGGGAGTTGCAACGGCTGACCGAACTTGCTGCGCAGAAGCCATTGCTTGACGACGCCCAAGAGACGCTGGCGAAGGCCGAGCGTGATCTGGTCGAGCTGAACGCCGAAGCTGCCGCCCGAAAGGAGCGATACCAGCGCGACGTTGTTGCGACGGACGATCAGTTGGCCACGATCAACCGGGAGGTTACGTCACTGCAAAGTGCCGACGTTACCGGAAAGATCGCGGACTTTGATCGTCAGGTTGCCAGCTCGCGCGAGCGCATTGCCCAGTTCGAAGGCCGGATTGAAGCACTGATCCGGACTCAGACTGCGCTCAGCACCGAGCGGCAGGGCCTCCTGGTTGATCTGGAGGCACTACCCGTTGTGCAGCGTAAGGCAGAGCGGATCTCCGACGAGATTTCGTCGTGGAAGCTGCTCGGCAAGGCCTTGGGCAATGACGGTGTGATTGCGCTGTCGATCGACGATGCAGGCCCTGAAATCACGAAGAAGGTCAACGACCTGCTCCTGGCGTGCTATGGACCCCGATTCACAATCGGTATCCACACGCAAACGGAGCTGGCCAACGGCGATAAGCGTGAGGGGTTTGAGATTCGTGTCCACGACGCTCAGGCTGACAGCGAGAAGGAGTTCGCGGTCATGTCCGGCGGGCAGAAGGTGTGGATCAACGAATGCCTGACGCGTGGTATTGCGCTATATCGCGCGCAGGGCGCCGGCACCGCCTTCCAGACGTTGTTCACGGACGAGGCGGATGGCCCGCTTGATCCGGAGCGCAAGCGCGAGTTCATGAAAATGAAGCGCGAGGTGTTGCGCCAGGGAGGGTATGAGCGGGAGTTCTTCATCTCGCAAACACCCGATCTGGTCGACGAGGCCGATGCTGTCATCGATGTGGTCGCACTGGCCACTCAGTAG
- a CDS encoding metallophosphoesterase family protein: MPNDGESLHVGHFSDLHYSTERLVEADRCFGFAVEDAVARGCHVGIVSGDATDHRLDAHTPALRVLAERIHALSGHMPVLMLQGTFSHEPPGTLDLFRLIGSRHPVYVADRIHQVALVGSTFLPSAGPLFTVEELETLLQEGTPSAVFTCVPTVNKAVLAGIVGAMDAATAVGEHLTVFLGAAGKVNRLLRSKGIRTIGVSHGTVNGCYTEHGVPMAGFDHEFSLGALFEAECDAFMLGHIHAMQLWEREGRLVGYAGSIGCFHYGEKGKKGYLSWQIKPGRAEAVQVETPARETVCVDFDGPPDMERLANIAEQTQDKFVRVRWTIDEEHRQLVDREAIRTLFAGAAELKLDPRVLPAVRSRAEGISRAATLGEKVQRWCGLTDVKPDALLERLSILEALEPQDIADRVVASLESGSAADNGETVASATAEPVTVQPAWQDADQVQNQSSLDWLTDDLFAADAAQPLNV, encoded by the coding sequence ATGCCCAACGATGGCGAAAGCCTTCACGTGGGTCATTTTTCCGACCTGCACTATTCGACTGAGCGGTTGGTGGAAGCGGACCGATGCTTCGGTTTCGCCGTGGAAGATGCGGTCGCGCGTGGTTGCCATGTGGGTATCGTTTCCGGTGACGCAACCGATCATCGGCTCGACGCGCACACGCCGGCACTGCGGGTGCTTGCCGAGCGCATTCATGCGCTGTCGGGCCACATGCCGGTCCTCATGCTGCAGGGGACCTTCTCGCATGAGCCGCCGGGCACGCTGGACCTGTTCCGGCTGATCGGTAGCCGCCACCCCGTCTACGTCGCCGATCGCATTCACCAGGTTGCGCTCGTCGGATCGACGTTCCTGCCATCGGCCGGCCCGCTGTTCACCGTCGAAGAGCTGGAAACGCTGCTGCAGGAGGGCACACCCTCTGCTGTGTTCACCTGCGTTCCGACCGTCAACAAGGCTGTGCTGGCGGGCATCGTGGGCGCCATGGATGCGGCAACCGCGGTGGGCGAGCATCTGACGGTATTCCTGGGTGCCGCCGGCAAGGTGAATCGGCTGTTGCGGTCCAAAGGCATCCGAACCATCGGTGTGTCGCATGGAACGGTCAATGGCTGCTACACCGAGCACGGCGTACCGATGGCCGGGTTCGACCATGAGTTCTCGCTCGGCGCGCTGTTCGAAGCCGAGTGCGATGCCTTCATGCTGGGACATATCCATGCGATGCAGTTGTGGGAACGCGAAGGCCGGCTGGTCGGTTACGCCGGTTCCATCGGGTGCTTCCACTACGGCGAAAAGGGCAAGAAGGGCTACCTGAGCTGGCAGATCAAGCCGGGCCGGGCCGAAGCGGTGCAGGTGGAAACGCCGGCGCGCGAAACGGTCTGTGTCGATTTCGACGGCCCGCCGGATATGGAGCGCCTGGCCAACATCGCCGAGCAAACGCAGGACAAGTTCGTGCGCGTTCGCTGGACCATTGACGAGGAGCATCGCCAGCTGGTCGACCGCGAGGCCATCCGCACGCTGTTCGCCGGCGCCGCGGAGCTGAAGCTGGATCCGCGTGTGTTGCCTGCCGTCAGAAGCCGTGCGGAGGGCATCAGCCGCGCGGCGACTCTCGGTGAGAAGGTTCAGCGTTGGTGCGGTTTGACCGACGTGAAGCCGGACGCGTTGCTGGAGCGCCTGTCCATCCTGGAGGCACTGGAGCCGCAAGACATCGCGGATCGAGTGGTCGCCTCGTTGGAGAGCGGGTCTGCTGCCGACAACGGTGAAACGGTGGCGTCCGCCACGGCTGAGCCGGTGACAGTTCAGCCGGCCTGGCAGGACGCTGACCAAGTTCAGAACCAATCGTCGTTGGATTGGCTGACCGATGACCTTTTCGCGGCAGATGCCGCCCAACCCTTGAACGTGTGA
- a CDS encoding recombination directionality factor, with protein MHAIPTHPGFATPRSIIEERPLRPPVIGKIRPGIKVLTKKARENPQAVQIHDALLAQGLSFEDIGSEIERKTGLSYALIPRNTPYFTCRGSDFTNPAIAEEILTRYGEDRGDGLKLWRFPVVFAFDDWLRNIPNELAVFNGTGKVFWSQYGADGLRQCKTYAPVERSDRARRAKRIFGGRTIILRQDDAIPDGVCDPQVCPQYQDRHCNLTASFLFAILDIRGLGLIELPTNSIYVLQKAHAAMQTVAIARGGRLVGTRFWLSKQEVEISRIDDNGLPVRQKQWLTTLDAEIDLGALLDGADHIGAAIEVGTQTVALLEHPTTEPAATATPTSGEEGGQPGAQSEPPVGGSIAEQFERLIVALGMEGQETREHLRVYAHSKFGKGWTKREQDMRALIDEMGVALVSPPAFREKVKAEFDGSLFSA; from the coding sequence ATGCACGCAATCCCAACCCACCCAGGCTTCGCGACCCCGCGCAGCATAATTGAGGAGCGGCCCCTGCGGCCGCCCGTCATTGGAAAGATCCGCCCTGGCATCAAGGTCCTCACCAAGAAGGCCAGGGAGAATCCCCAAGCCGTCCAGATTCACGACGCGCTTCTCGCCCAAGGGCTCTCGTTCGAGGACATCGGTTCCGAGATCGAACGAAAAACCGGCCTGAGCTACGCCCTCATCCCCCGCAATACGCCGTACTTCACGTGTCGTGGCAGTGATTTCACGAATCCTGCCATCGCGGAAGAGATCCTGACCCGATACGGGGAGGATCGCGGTGACGGCCTCAAGCTCTGGCGCTTTCCGGTCGTCTTTGCGTTCGACGACTGGTTGCGCAACATCCCCAACGAGCTGGCGGTATTCAACGGCACGGGAAAGGTGTTCTGGTCGCAGTACGGGGCGGATGGTCTTCGTCAATGCAAGACGTACGCACCTGTCGAGCGCAGTGACCGCGCCAGGCGTGCAAAGCGCATCTTCGGCGGCCGCACCATCATCCTGCGCCAGGACGACGCCATTCCCGATGGCGTATGCGACCCGCAGGTCTGCCCGCAATACCAGGACCGACACTGCAACCTCACGGCCAGCTTCCTATTTGCGATCCTTGACATTCGAGGCCTTGGCTTGATTGAGTTGCCCACCAATTCGATCTACGTCCTGCAGAAGGCCCATGCGGCCATGCAGACTGTGGCGATTGCGCGCGGCGGCCGTCTGGTCGGCACCAGGTTCTGGCTCTCCAAGCAGGAAGTGGAGATTTCCCGCATCGACGATAACGGCTTGCCGGTACGCCAGAAACAATGGCTCACCACGCTGGATGCCGAAATCGACCTGGGCGCGCTGCTGGATGGCGCTGACCATATTGGTGCTGCGATCGAGGTGGGTACGCAGACGGTTGCCCTGCTGGAGCACCCCACGACCGAGCCGGCCGCCACTGCCACGCCAACGTCAGGCGAGGAGGGTGGTCAGCCAGGAGCGCAGAGCGAGCCGCCTGTCGGCGGCTCTATCGCCGAGCAGTTTGAACGTCTCATCGTGGCGCTGGGCATGGAGGGGCAGGAAACGCGCGAGCATTTGCGCGTGTACGCACACTCCAAGTTTGGCAAGGGCTGGACCAAGCGCGAGCAGGACATGCGAGCGCTGATCGATGAGATGGGTGTGGCTCTCGTGTCTCCTCCCGCCTTCCGCGAGAAGGTGAAAGCGGAGTTCGATGGCAGTCTGTTCTCAGCTTGA
- a CDS encoding DUF7696 family protein: protein MALEMTLQSQIKAQIAELIHARRPKYKDQPYSWKNFCEAAHVASLSDAARAAYLNEVTTQRGADAALHLGDRAETLRSKVVQYLNNRSVSCTQSQPTQASRPRAA from the coding sequence ATGGCACTCGAAATGACGTTGCAATCCCAGATCAAGGCGCAGATCGCCGAACTGATCCACGCCCGTCGACCGAAGTACAAGGACCAGCCGTACAGCTGGAAAAATTTTTGCGAGGCGGCGCACGTTGCCAGCCTTTCCGACGCCGCGCGAGCGGCATATCTCAACGAAGTAACGACCCAACGCGGGGCCGACGCCGCCCTGCATCTTGGGGACCGTGCTGAGACCCTTCGTTCCAAAGTCGTTCAGTACCTGAACAACAGGAGCGTTTCATGCACGCAATCCCAACCCACCCAGGCTTCGCGACCCCGCGCAGCATAA
- a CDS encoding bactofilin family protein: MKEQMEISIINEGMAIHGNVDMDHGGSILGLVNGNVVSSGGLLHIGPAAVIKGSVTGQFVLIQGAVEGDVNAQVSLKVEGAVKGEIRYAGTIRLGPHANLEGRITRIPRLSAAAPAPPVEDALESST, from the coding sequence ATGAAAGAGCAGATGGAAATCAGCATCATCAACGAGGGCATGGCGATTCACGGCAATGTCGACATGGACCATGGCGGCTCCATCCTGGGTCTCGTCAATGGCAACGTCGTCTCGTCAGGCGGCCTTCTCCACATCGGCCCGGCCGCCGTCATCAAGGGGTCGGTCACCGGGCAGTTCGTATTGATCCAGGGCGCAGTCGAAGGCGACGTCAATGCCCAGGTCTCTCTCAAGGTGGAAGGTGCGGTCAAAGGCGAGATCCGCTACGCCGGCACGATTCGGCTCGGCCCGCACGCCAACCTGGAGGGTCGCATCACGCGCATTCCGCGCCTTTCAGCGGCGGCGCCCGCGCCTCCTGTCGAAGATGCGCTCGAATCGAGTACCTGA
- a CDS encoding vWA domain-containing protein, protein MLERIIKQRGQLVLNHPFFGALALRLKPVEDPTCHTFWVDGRALGYNAQFVATLDDLELRGCLAHEVLHPASGHCWRRGNRDQKLWNAACDYAVNPVVLAANLKLPKGALLEERFTGKSAEEIYAVLRQERPPEAPQEPQAQGARGTGAGLPSRDPNASDAAQGQGAAEGGNADGSPTYEPGDIRKDRGNDQASTETQWKVAAMKAAQVAKMRGKFGADLQTVVDQLVTPAVDWRAALARFASESAQADYSWSIPNRRFTHLGLYLPALHSRRVGDAVFVRDSSGSVFDETQRQFASEIHRVFDEVKPSRLIVIDCDARVTQVQVFEPGDALELAPVKGGGGTCFAPPFEWVEEQGFRPAFLAYLTDMYGTFPEVPPEYPVLWASTTPLRRIHTPPFGDCIEVIV, encoded by the coding sequence ATGCTCGAACGGATCATCAAGCAGCGTGGTCAACTGGTGCTGAACCACCCTTTCTTCGGGGCGCTGGCGCTTCGTCTGAAGCCTGTCGAAGACCCCACGTGCCACACGTTCTGGGTTGACGGCCGGGCGCTTGGCTACAACGCGCAGTTCGTGGCCACCTTGGACGATCTTGAACTGCGTGGGTGTCTCGCTCATGAGGTGCTGCACCCCGCCAGCGGGCATTGCTGGCGGCGTGGCAATCGCGATCAGAAGCTGTGGAACGCGGCCTGTGACTATGCGGTCAATCCGGTTGTGCTCGCTGCCAACTTGAAGCTCCCGAAAGGCGCACTGCTGGAGGAACGCTTCACTGGCAAGTCAGCAGAGGAGATTTATGCGGTGCTCCGCCAGGAACGGCCACCTGAGGCTCCCCAAGAGCCTCAGGCCCAGGGCGCTCGCGGTACGGGCGCTGGGCTGCCATCGCGCGACCCGAACGCATCCGATGCGGCACAAGGGCAGGGCGCTGCCGAAGGTGGCAACGCCGACGGCAGCCCGACGTATGAGCCCGGCGACATCCGCAAGGATCGCGGCAATGACCAGGCCTCGACGGAGACGCAGTGGAAAGTCGCGGCGATGAAGGCTGCGCAGGTGGCCAAGATGCGCGGCAAGTTCGGTGCGGATCTGCAGACCGTGGTTGACCAACTGGTTACGCCGGCGGTCGATTGGCGTGCGGCCCTCGCGCGCTTTGCAAGCGAGTCGGCCCAAGCCGACTACAGCTGGTCGATACCGAACCGCCGCTTCACGCACCTTGGTCTCTATTTGCCGGCGCTTCATAGCCGGCGGGTGGGGGACGCCGTGTTTGTGCGCGATTCGAGTGGCTCGGTGTTCGATGAAACGCAACGCCAGTTCGCATCCGAGATCCACCGCGTTTTCGATGAAGTGAAGCCATCGCGGCTGATCGTCATCGACTGTGACGCGCGTGTCACGCAGGTGCAGGTGTTCGAGCCCGGTGATGCGCTTGAACTGGCGCCTGTGAAAGGCGGCGGCGGTACCTGCTTCGCACCGCCGTTCGAGTGGGTGGAGGAACAGGGCTTTCGGCCGGCGTTTCTCGCCTATCTGACGGACATGTATGGCACGTTCCCCGAAGTGCCGCCGGAGTATCCGGTGCTGTGGGCCTCAACCACACCGTTGCGCAGAATCCATACCCCGCCATTCGGCGATTGCATCGAGGTCATCGTCTGA
- a CDS encoding ATP-binding protein, producing MDNTLTDQVTPLTNQVSPSQLETLLAAYIPAHLPVLVTGAPGVGKSDIAAAAAERAGYDLLISHPVVEDPTDSKGLPFPGADGQSARFLPFGDLERVLHAKEPLVWFFDDLGQASQAVQAAKMQLLLARRIGEHKLPEHVTFLAATNRRTDNAGVSGILDPVKSRFATIVELVPNVDAWAAWAVKSQLPAELIAFLRFKPDLLVAKERTRDIENLPSPRGWGAVGKQMPVVPAGLEAIVFTGAVGAGAATEFQAFRETFRSLPSVASVLFAPDTASIPEEPSARIGIATAVASQTTVANIDRVLVYADRMQAGGDGDCATMMISDAIRRDESIVSVPAFIAAQSGWIGAAMDGR from the coding sequence ATGGACAATACCCTTACCGATCAAGTTACGCCCCTCACCAATCAGGTTTCCCCGTCGCAACTGGAGACCCTGTTGGCTGCCTACATTCCGGCACACCTGCCCGTGCTCGTGACTGGCGCGCCAGGTGTCGGGAAATCCGACATCGCAGCCGCGGCTGCAGAGCGCGCCGGCTACGACCTGCTGATCTCGCATCCGGTGGTCGAGGACCCGACAGACTCCAAGGGCCTGCCGTTCCCCGGCGCGGATGGCCAATCCGCCAGGTTCCTGCCGTTCGGGGATCTGGAGAGGGTGTTACACGCGAAAGAGCCGTTGGTCTGGTTCTTCGACGACCTCGGTCAAGCGTCTCAGGCGGTTCAAGCCGCCAAGATGCAACTGCTGCTCGCGCGCCGCATCGGCGAGCACAAGCTTCCCGAGCATGTGACGTTCTTGGCGGCGACGAATCGCCGGACCGACAACGCCGGCGTGTCTGGCATTCTCGATCCGGTGAAGTCGCGGTTTGCGACCATCGTCGAGCTTGTGCCAAACGTTGATGCCTGGGCGGCATGGGCTGTGAAGTCGCAGCTTCCCGCTGAACTGATCGCGTTCCTGCGCTTCAAGCCGGATCTGCTGGTGGCGAAGGAGCGCACGCGTGATATCGAGAACCTGCCGTCGCCGCGAGGCTGGGGCGCGGTTGGGAAGCAGATGCCCGTGGTGCCAGCTGGCTTGGAAGCAATCGTGTTCACCGGTGCTGTCGGCGCTGGTGCCGCGACCGAGTTCCAGGCGTTTCGCGAGACCTTTCGCAGTCTCCCCTCTGTGGCAAGCGTTCTGTTTGCGCCGGACACTGCCTCCATCCCGGAGGAGCCCTCGGCGCGCATCGGGATTGCGACGGCAGTTGCGAGTCAAACCACGGTCGCGAACATCGATCGCGTCCTCGTCTACGCCGACCGCATGCAAGCGGGCGGTGACGGTGACTGCGCAACGATGATGATCAGCGACGCGATCCGCCGTGACGAGTCTATCGTTTCCGTGCCGGCTTTCATTGCAGCGCAATCCGGCTGGATCGGTGCCGCGATGGACGGCCGGTAA